The DNA segment GGCGCTCTACATTGGCTTCGCTAACCTTCAACAATTGGGCGAAAATTGGGAGGGTTCAAGTCAGGTATCTGTTTTCCTAAAACCGGAAACTACGGATGCCAGAGCCGAAGAGATGCGTATCCGATTGGCAGCGCGCGCCGACATAGCCAAGGTCGTTTATGTGTCGCCAGCCCAGGGTTTGGCTGAATTTAAAGCCCAGTCAGGTTTGGGTGAAGTGGTTGATAGTTTGGAGAAAAACCCGCTACCTGGCACTTTATTAGTCACTCCCCGCTTGCAAAATGGCAGTGACGCCGCCATAACGTCACTTGAACAATCCTTACTTGCCGATCCGGCCGTTGCGGATGTGCGTTTGGATATGCAATGGGTCAAGCGTTTGCAACAGCTGATGATCCTTGGCAAGAAGATGGTGTTTGGCCTTGGCGGCCTGCTGGCATTGGGTGTATTGCTGGTAATTGGCAATACAATTCGCCTTGCCATTGAGAACCGCCGCGATGAAATTTTAGTGGTTAAGTTGGTAGGCGGTACCGATTCCTATGTAGCGCGCCCTTTTCTCTATACGGGTTTGTGGTACGGAATTGGGGGTGGTTTGCTGGCGTTGGTGGTCTTGGGTCTCGGGTTTTTGTGGGTTTCAGCTACAGTTGATCAGCTTGCGGCGCTCTACCAAAGCAACTTCCGTCTGCAAGGGCTTGGTGTGTTTGGCAGCATGCAGCTGGTGTTGCTAGCGGGTTTGACCGGGCTGTTGGGGGCATGGATTGCGGTCGTCAGGCATTTGATCCAAATCCAGCCCCGTTGACCTATGTCAAACATATTAATGACAAGCATCACTTGCGAAACTTTTTGCCAGATAGCACTCTAAAATAACAAATGCTAGACTCCATTCCCGGTGTCTGGCGAAGTGAACTTATCGATCCAATGTTCGTCAAAAAGGATCGTGAAAGTTCATTAAGACCCGATTAATTGTATTACCTTAACTGTATTCCTAAACAGTTTTCTGGAGAAAACACATGAGCACAAGCACAAGTCTGCAGCCCCTAGGCGTACTCGCCCCCGGCGCAAACCTGAACGCCTATGTTCAAGCGGTAAGCGCTTTTTCAATATTGTCAGTTGATGAAGAACAAGAGCTGGC comes from the Cellvibrio zantedeschiae genome and includes:
- the ftsX gene encoding permease-like cell division protein FtsX; its protein translation is MKSKRPSVTGNRPSTRPSTGATRGATTTRRPERAPEPEPVNRQQGAVQTKVRLADKFDAYFAHHSTSAIDSLMRLLETPFQSLMTWLVIAIAVAIPAALYIGFANLQQLGENWEGSSQVSVFLKPETTDARAEEMRIRLAARADIAKVVYVSPAQGLAEFKAQSGLGEVVDSLEKNPLPGTLLVTPRLQNGSDAAITSLEQSLLADPAVADVRLDMQWVKRLQQLMILGKKMVFGLGGLLALGVLLVIGNTIRLAIENRRDEILVVKLVGGTDSYVARPFLYTGLWYGIGGGLLALVVLGLGFLWVSATVDQLAALYQSNFRLQGLGVFGSMQLVLLAGLTGLLGAWIAVVRHLIQIQPR